In Desulforhopalus sp., a single window of DNA contains:
- a CDS encoding PAS domain S-box protein, translating into MPAVKNGGILANTGNEYATLRTFVEHLGAPVAVFDNAAAIAVCNSALERLLGIPPGKASGRRLSELGFGVINADGTPRSETNFPFRQWSEDEEVKVPFIFGLRRLPASETLWLSATLKPGREDDSWAGLVFMTLTDVTEFVGKNVVNAQIFQAKSEWETTVDALQDIVTIQDGEMRIVRANKVAHRLFGYRLGELKGKKCHEVFLGRNHPCQGCPVKETAHDACPHSGMVHYESLSKTFNISSFPIFSDDGKMRLLVHVARDVTEHLQNESEKNRLMAAIEQASESVVIVDRQGEIQYVNPAFESTSGYTRAEAIGQKANIQKSGVHNRQFYQDMWQTLLNKQVWRGRLTNRRKNGTLYKEDATISPVLDAAGEIINFVALKRDATREELLEQQLHQAMKMEALGTLAGGIAHDFNNILAAMIGYGEIAKDRLAPEHPARKDIEQVLAGGDRAVDLVKQILTFSRKESYGQFRLLKLQYLIKEVIKLLRPSLPATISLQHDIDTTCRSIFADPGQIYQVVMNLCTNAKQAIGDNHGQIFIKLSEIRGEMNGLGGGGGVGPSAYLDLEVSDTGCGIEAEKLDRIFDPFFTTKRKEQGTGLGLAVVHGIIKKHKGEIFVTSTVGAGSTFHVYLAVDGRDIETRKKIPVIASGGGERIMVVDDEIPVSEVLRMILEEAGYKVLVFNDSIAAVKHFREDPHCCDLVLTDMLMPNMTGAELAREVLALRPDIPVIMVTGHSDNFDVHRARQRGIRDFILKPVKKGKLQQAIRKALDYGRNSDN; encoded by the coding sequence ATGCCGGCGGTGAAAAATGGGGGGATTTTGGCCAATACGGGCAATGAATATGCCACTCTGCGCACCTTTGTGGAACATCTTGGTGCTCCCGTGGCAGTGTTTGATAATGCTGCGGCAATAGCCGTCTGCAACAGCGCTTTGGAGCGCCTGCTGGGAATCCCTCCCGGAAAAGCTAGCGGTCGCCGACTCAGTGAACTTGGTTTTGGGGTCATCAATGCCGACGGAACTCCCCGGTCGGAAACGAATTTTCCTTTCCGGCAATGGTCAGAGGATGAGGAGGTCAAGGTCCCGTTTATCTTTGGTTTGCGGCGCTTACCGGCTAGTGAGACCCTGTGGCTGAGCGCCACTCTGAAGCCGGGCCGGGAAGACGATAGCTGGGCAGGCCTGGTGTTTATGACCCTTACCGATGTGACGGAATTTGTAGGGAAGAATGTAGTCAATGCGCAGATTTTCCAGGCCAAGAGCGAGTGGGAAACAACGGTAGATGCCTTGCAGGACATTGTTACCATTCAGGACGGTGAGATGCGCATTGTCCGGGCCAACAAGGTCGCACACCGCCTCTTTGGCTACCGGCTCGGGGAACTCAAAGGGAAAAAATGCCATGAGGTTTTTCTTGGCAGAAATCATCCCTGCCAGGGCTGCCCGGTCAAGGAAACCGCCCACGATGCCTGCCCGCATTCGGGGATGGTTCACTATGAGAGTCTCTCGAAAACATTCAATATATCATCATTCCCGATCTTCTCTGATGATGGCAAGATGCGCCTCTTGGTTCATGTTGCCCGCGATGTCACCGAGCATCTGCAGAACGAGTCGGAGAAAAACCGCTTAATGGCGGCTATCGAACAGGCATCGGAATCGGTGGTCATCGTCGATCGTCAGGGGGAGATTCAGTATGTCAACCCGGCCTTTGAAAGCACTTCCGGGTATACCCGGGCGGAGGCGATCGGACAGAAAGCCAATATCCAAAAGAGTGGGGTCCATAACCGGCAATTTTACCAGGATATGTGGCAGACCCTCCTTAATAAACAGGTATGGCGGGGCCGGTTGACCAATCGCCGAAAGAATGGCACCCTGTACAAGGAGGATGCAACAATTTCCCCGGTGCTCGATGCCGCCGGAGAGATTATCAATTTTGTCGCCTTAAAGCGCGATGCCACCCGCGAAGAGTTGCTAGAGCAACAGCTCCATCAGGCGATGAAGATGGAGGCCCTGGGGACCCTTGCTGGAGGGATTGCCCATGATTTCAATAATATCCTTGCGGCAATGATTGGCTACGGTGAGATAGCCAAGGACCGGCTGGCACCGGAACACCCGGCGAGAAAAGATATCGAGCAGGTGCTGGCGGGAGGTGACCGGGCCGTTGATCTGGTGAAACAGATCCTCACCTTTAGCCGCAAAGAGAGTTATGGCCAGTTCAGATTGCTCAAGTTGCAGTACCTTATTAAGGAGGTAATCAAATTATTACGACCCTCCCTGCCTGCGACTATCAGTCTGCAGCATGACATCGATACTACCTGTCGTTCGATCTTTGCCGATCCCGGGCAGATATATCAGGTGGTAATGAACCTCTGCACCAACGCCAAACAGGCGATCGGCGACAACCACGGGCAAATTTTCATCAAGTTGTCGGAGATCCGGGGCGAGATGAATGGCCTGGGAGGTGGCGGCGGGGTTGGGCCAAGTGCCTATCTTGATCTGGAGGTCAGTGATACCGGCTGTGGCATAGAGGCGGAGAAACTGGATAGAATCTTCGATCCGTTTTTCACCACCAAGAGAAAGGAGCAGGGTACCGGCCTCGGTCTTGCTGTGGTTCATGGGATTATCAAAAAGCATAAGGGAGAGATCTTCGTTACCAGCACAGTCGGTGCCGGATCAACCTTTCATGTATATCTGGCTGTTGATGGCCGGGACATCGAGACCCGGAAGAAGATCCCGGTCATCGCCAGTGGCGGCGGTGAGAGGATAATGGTCGTCGACGATGAGATTCCAGTGAGCGAAGTGTTGCGGATGATCCTTGAGGAGGCCGGGTATAAGGTGCTGGTTTTTAACGACAGTATTGCCGCGGTGAAGCATTTCCGCGAGGATCCCCATTGCTGCGACCTGGTACTGACCGACATGCTGATGCCCAATATGACCGGGGCGGAGCTTGCCCGTGAAGTGCTGGCCTTACGGCCGGACATACCGGTCATCATGGTAACCGGTCATAGTGATAATTTCGATGTGCATCGGGCCCGGCAGAGGGGGATTCGCGACTTTATCCTCAAGCCGGTAAAGAAGGGGAAACTTCAACAAGCAATTCGGAAGGCGCTGGATTATGGCAGGAATTCTGATAATTGA
- a CDS encoding PAS domain-containing protein has translation MLDLFLEPSYIVDEKKVVTWANKPFLTRFNLTKEALLAKMTCEEACPTQLCGTKDCPVEKSRRINKPVSTEVIYKDGDKGITFFTSKAVPMNGGGGTFVTLQDISAQKATEARLRQLSTDLDVIPTPIMEIDTKFAITFMNPAGAAVAGLTVDEVIGKKCYDLFKTPHCKTEKCACARAMKTDSVVTEQTIARPRDGVIVPIKYTGAPVKDAKGNIKGALEYILDMTEEIKQRQMADEKIENLNTLPTPVLAIDTDFTITFMNPAGASVVGKTPDEVIGRKCYDLFKTPHCKTDKCACGRAMRTDAVVTEQTIARPAEGVIIPIKYTGAPIKDAKGNIKGALEYVLDMTEESKQKQAAEEKIDNLNTIPTPILAVDTDFTITYMNPAGAAVVGSTPDEVVGKKCYDLFKTPHCKTEKCACARAMRTDSVVTEQTIARPAEGVIIPIKYTGAPIKDAKGNIKGALEYVLDMTEEARQRQAADEKIENLNTIPTPIMSIDTDFNITFMNPAGSAVLGRTPDEVIGKKCYDLFQTDHCRTDNCACGKAMRTDSIVQEQTTAKPNGKIIPIKYTASPIKDAKGNIKGALEYITDVTAEKAVEKLISAAVNDVDALVGESKREMDQAKVKVDEMNTLIDTEVRKLDVSLQTVKEMVESSGTMVSLSSESNRLATDLSKEAETGKAAGKNAEQKLMDINSAMKKNNEMVSGLVSQLEKISGFVDIIKDIASKTNLLAFNAAIEAARAGDAGRGFAVVADEVRKLAENSSKSAIDISDIVKKVEKDSLQTINAMQNGMVMLDEGGKVINTALDSMETISRGIETISRAVDGLSQQSKNLCSSGQSVMTEIENVAVSSKENQQSTGLVNKSLAGTVGALDRLVQSNKNLQEAVQNL, from the coding sequence ATGTTAGATCTATTTTTGGAGCCAAGTTATATCGTCGATGAAAAGAAGGTTGTCACCTGGGCCAATAAGCCCTTTCTGACCCGCTTTAATCTCACCAAGGAGGCCCTCCTTGCCAAGATGACCTGTGAAGAGGCCTGTCCCACCCAGCTTTGCGGAACCAAGGATTGTCCAGTGGAAAAATCACGGAGGATCAACAAGCCGGTGTCCACCGAGGTGATCTACAAGGATGGGGATAAAGGCATAACATTTTTCACCAGCAAGGCCGTACCGATGAATGGTGGTGGCGGCACCTTTGTCACCCTGCAGGACATCAGTGCCCAGAAGGCCACCGAGGCCCGGTTGCGGCAGCTGTCCACCGATCTCGATGTCATCCCGACACCGATCATGGAGATAGATACCAAGTTTGCCATTACCTTCATGAATCCAGCGGGTGCCGCTGTCGCCGGGCTGACGGTGGATGAGGTGATCGGCAAGAAATGCTATGACCTCTTTAAGACCCCCCATTGCAAGACCGAGAAATGCGCTTGCGCCCGGGCGATGAAGACCGATTCGGTGGTGACCGAGCAGACCATCGCCAGGCCGAGGGACGGTGTCATCGTGCCGATCAAATATACCGGGGCACCGGTCAAGGACGCCAAGGGAAATATCAAGGGAGCGCTTGAATATATCCTCGATATGACGGAGGAAATCAAGCAGAGGCAAATGGCTGACGAAAAGATCGAGAATCTCAACACCCTGCCGACGCCGGTGTTGGCCATTGACACCGATTTCACCATCACCTTTATGAATCCGGCCGGTGCCTCGGTGGTTGGTAAGACCCCTGATGAGGTCATCGGCCGGAAGTGCTACGATCTCTTTAAGACGCCTCACTGCAAGACCGATAAATGTGCCTGTGGCCGCGCCATGCGCACCGATGCGGTGGTGACCGAACAGACCATCGCCAGGCCGGCGGAAGGGGTCATCATTCCGATCAAGTATACCGGTGCACCGATCAAGGATGCCAAGGGCAATATCAAGGGAGCCCTTGAGTATGTTCTCGATATGACAGAAGAATCTAAGCAGAAGCAGGCCGCCGAGGAAAAGATCGACAATCTCAACACCATCCCCACGCCGATTCTTGCCGTTGATACCGATTTCACCATCACCTATATGAACCCGGCCGGGGCGGCGGTGGTTGGTTCGACCCCGGACGAGGTGGTTGGCAAGAAATGCTATGATCTCTTCAAAACACCACACTGCAAGACCGAAAAATGTGCCTGCGCCCGGGCCATGCGTACTGATTCGGTGGTGACAGAGCAGACCATCGCAAGACCTGCGGAAGGAGTCATTATCCCGATCAAATATACCGGGGCGCCGATCAAGGACGCCAAGGGCAACATCAAGGGCGCCCTGGAGTACGTCCTTGATATGACGGAGGAGGCCAGGCAAAGGCAGGCGGCGGATGAGAAGATCGAGAACCTCAACACCATCCCGACACCGATAATGTCTATAGACACCGATTTCAACATCACCTTCATGAACCCGGCCGGTTCGGCGGTACTTGGGCGGACCCCGGACGAGGTGATCGGCAAAAAATGTTACGATCTCTTCCAGACCGACCACTGCCGGACCGATAACTGCGCCTGCGGCAAGGCCATGCGCACCGATTCGATTGTTCAGGAACAAACCACCGCCAAGCCCAATGGCAAAATTATCCCGATCAAGTACACCGCCTCGCCGATTAAGGATGCCAAGGGCAATATCAAGGGCGCTCTAGAATATATCACCGACGTTACCGCTGAAAAGGCCGTGGAGAAGCTGATCAGCGCCGCCGTCAATGATGTCGATGCCCTGGTCGGCGAGTCAAAGCGGGAGATGGATCAAGCCAAGGTCAAGGTCGATGAGATGAACACCTTGATCGACACCGAGGTTCGTAAGCTCGATGTCTCGCTGCAGACGGTGAAAGAGATGGTTGAGAGCTCCGGAACGATGGTCAGTCTCTCCAGCGAATCGAACCGGCTGGCGACTGATCTGTCAAAAGAGGCGGAGACGGGCAAGGCGGCCGGTAAAAACGCCGAACAGAAGCTCATGGACATCAACAGCGCCATGAAGAAAAACAATGAGATGGTCAGCGGCCTGGTCAGCCAGCTGGAGAAGATCTCGGGTTTTGTCGATATCATCAAGGATATAGCCTCGAAGACCAATCTCCTCGCCTTTAACGCGGCGATCGAGGCGGCACGGGCAGGGGATGCCGGGCGCGGCTTTGCGGTTGTCGCCGATGAGGTGCGAAAACTTGCTGAAAACAGCTCGAAATCGGCCATCGACATCTCCGATATCGTCAAGAAAGTGGAAAAAGACTCTCTGCAGACTATCAACGCCATGCAGAACGGCATGGTCATGCTCGATGAAGGTGGCAAGGTTATCAATACCGCCCTCGATTCCATGGAGACTATTTCCAGGGGAATCGAGACCATCTCCCGGGCGGTCGACGGTTTGAGCCAGCAATCGAAAAATCTCTGCAGCAGCGGCCAAAGCGTCATGACCGAGATCGAAAATGTCGCGGTGTCTTCAAAGGAGAATCAGCAATCAACCGGCCTTGTCAATAAATCCCTGGCTGGAACGGTTGGGGCCTTAGACCGGTTGGTGCAATCAAACAAAAACCTTCAGGAAGCGGTGCAGAATCTCTAG
- a CDS encoding GNAT family N-acetyltransferase, giving the protein MTPRLRLRRLMEQDLPLFVSWSNSDIAHGEYLSPDRIDTREGREIIAGDACWQEQNRIFLIEQKDVGPIGTLRYWLRPERRSCAVMAIKISDPGQRNKGYGTEAQKYLIIHLFMRVKVASVEMYTDINNRSQQRCLTKLGFELLETLNYDDHNVKRVGHLFRLDAATFSNSLVYQYHYE; this is encoded by the coding sequence ATGACTCCGCGGCTGCGGTTGCGGCGCTTGATGGAGCAGGACCTGCCCCTCTTCGTCAGCTGGAGCAATAGTGATATCGCCCACGGTGAGTATCTAAGCCCCGATCGCATCGACACGCGCGAAGGGCGGGAGATAATCGCCGGCGATGCATGCTGGCAGGAGCAAAATCGTATTTTTCTCATTGAGCAGAAAGACGTTGGACCGATCGGTACCCTGCGTTACTGGCTCCGGCCGGAACGGCGGAGTTGTGCGGTAATGGCCATAAAGATCTCCGATCCGGGTCAGCGCAACAAGGGCTATGGCACGGAGGCCCAGAAATATCTGATCATCCATCTCTTTATGCGGGTGAAGGTTGCAAGCGTTGAGATGTATACCGATATCAACAATCGCTCGCAGCAACGCTGTCTGACAAAACTTGGTTTCGAGTTGCTGGAAACTCTCAACTACGATGATCACAACGTCAAGCGGGTAGGCCATTTGTTCCGGTTGGATGCCGCTACCTTTTCCAATAGTCTTGTGTATCAGTATCATTATGAATAA
- a CDS encoding MBOAT family protein: MVFNSFSFLLLFLPVTLLGFYFFARRDRRWAAGWLVVASLYFYGSWDLRYIPILLASICINYWTCRRILAAHDTHRKKWLTASIVFNLSLLGFFKYANFFIHSINQITAADLPVLHILLPLGISFFTFTQISLLVDAYHRKIKEVNFPHYLLFTSYFPYIIAGPILHHQEMMPQFSDPEHYQVKADNFAIGVSLFVFGLGKKLLIADNLASAIQPVFAGGDPQFFQAWLGMLAYTMQLYFDFSGYSDMAVGVSRLMGFHIPVNFHSPYKATSVSDFWQRWHISLSRFLRNYLYIPLGGNREGQLKRYRNLILTMLLGGLWHGANWTFVVWGGLHGLYLCVQHGWQHMMEKYPRPPAALTDFLGRILTFIAVVVAWCFFRAPDVASAFGVLAGMIGCNGVSAVTEIDSLGYTMLVLSTFVAFCMPNTNELFLYSDKERKTKLRSPSIITIHWSPRLLWSITVGCILALCILSIERTNDFIYAQF; encoded by the coding sequence ATGGTTTTTAATTCGTTTTCCTTTCTTCTTCTGTTTTTGCCGGTCACCTTGCTCGGCTTTTACTTCTTTGCCCGGCGGGACAGGCGATGGGCGGCCGGTTGGCTGGTGGTTGCATCGCTGTATTTTTATGGTTCATGGGATCTTCGCTATATCCCCATCCTCCTGGCCTCCATCTGTATCAATTACTGGACATGCAGGCGGATCCTTGCAGCCCACGATACCCATCGCAAAAAATGGCTGACGGCATCGATAGTGTTCAATCTGTCCCTCCTTGGCTTTTTCAAGTACGCCAATTTTTTCATTCATTCGATCAACCAGATCACCGCCGCCGATCTGCCGGTGCTGCACATCCTCCTGCCGCTGGGGATTTCATTTTTCACCTTTACCCAGATCTCCCTGCTGGTCGATGCCTATCACCGGAAAATAAAGGAGGTCAATTTCCCGCATTATCTGCTCTTTACCTCGTATTTCCCCTATATCATCGCCGGACCCATCCTCCATCACCAGGAGATGATGCCGCAGTTTTCCGACCCGGAGCACTACCAGGTAAAGGCCGACAACTTTGCCATAGGGGTTTCCCTTTTTGTCTTTGGCCTCGGCAAGAAACTCCTCATCGCCGATAATCTGGCCTCGGCGATTCAGCCGGTTTTTGCCGGCGGCGATCCGCAATTTTTCCAGGCATGGCTGGGCATGCTCGCCTACACCATGCAGCTGTATTTTGATTTCTCCGGCTATTCCGATATGGCCGTCGGGGTGTCCCGGCTGATGGGTTTTCATATCCCGGTCAACTTTCATTCCCCTTACAAGGCGACAAGTGTCAGCGATTTCTGGCAAAGATGGCACATCTCCCTGTCCCGGTTTCTCCGCAATTACCTGTATATCCCTCTCGGAGGCAACCGTGAGGGCCAGCTGAAACGCTACCGCAATCTCATCCTGACCATGCTGCTCGGTGGCTTATGGCACGGAGCGAACTGGACCTTTGTTGTCTGGGGGGGACTGCATGGGTTGTACCTCTGCGTGCAGCACGGCTGGCAACACATGATGGAAAAATATCCAAGGCCGCCGGCGGCGCTGACCGACTTCCTCGGCCGGATTCTCACCTTCATTGCGGTGGTGGTTGCCTGGTGTTTCTTCCGCGCACCGGACGTAGCATCGGCCTTCGGTGTTCTCGCAGGAATGATAGGCTGCAACGGAGTCTCGGCGGTTACCGAAATCGACTCCCTCGGCTACACCATGCTGGTACTCAGTACTTTTGTCGCCTTTTGTATGCCCAATACCAATGAACTGTTTTTATATTCCGACAAGGAACGAAAAACCAAACTGCGATCGCCATCCATTATCACCATACACTGGTCGCCCCGCCTGCTTTGGAGCATTACCGTCGGCTGCATCCTTGCCCTGTGCATCCTCAGTATCGAGCGAACCAACGATTTTATCTATGCCCAGTTTTAG
- a CDS encoding sigma-54 dependent transcriptional regulator, which yields MAGILIIDDDRILVEMLTDQLIERGHEVASAGNLRDGLLLLLKEPIDVVLLDVQLPDGNGLDYIPMITGAATKPEVIIITGQGEADGAEKAVVSGAWTYIEKPYVIRDLSLQLMRVLQYRKEKLKVATFLVSLKRDRIIGSSPAMRRCLDLVARAAASDVSVLVTGATGTGKELFARAIHENSARADKNFVVVDCAALPETLIESTLFGHVKGAFTNADTAQDGLVKHAHQGTLFLDEVGELPLSIQKTFLRLLQEHEYRPVGSTKHLYSDFRVVAATNRNLLECVHNGTFREDLLFRLQAFTIELPELKNRDRDVRELALHFTAKLCQRYGMEVKGIADDFFDALDAYGWPGNVRELYQTMEHVFTNPLLGPTCFAIHLPERFRVRQARAGVKAKPVAAGEASQRLPTWAAHKSVCESEYLRRLKFASGGNVSEAARLSGISRTRLYQLFQKHDVEFT from the coding sequence ATGGCAGGAATTCTGATAATTGACGATGATCGTATTCTAGTGGAGATGCTCACCGACCAGTTGATCGAAAGGGGGCACGAAGTCGCCTCCGCCGGCAATCTGCGCGACGGTTTGTTGCTGTTGCTGAAGGAACCGATCGACGTCGTCCTGCTCGATGTGCAGCTGCCGGATGGCAATGGCCTTGATTATATTCCAATGATAACCGGTGCGGCGACCAAGCCCGAGGTCATCATCATCACCGGTCAGGGCGAGGCGGACGGGGCGGAGAAGGCGGTTGTCAGCGGCGCCTGGACCTATATCGAAAAGCCCTATGTTATCCGTGACCTGTCTCTGCAGCTGATGCGTGTCCTGCAATACCGCAAAGAAAAACTCAAGGTGGCGACTTTTCTGGTATCCTTGAAGCGGGACAGGATTATCGGCAGCAGCCCGGCCATGCGCCGCTGTCTTGATCTGGTGGCCCGTGCCGCCGCCTCCGATGTCAGCGTCCTAGTGACCGGAGCGACCGGTACCGGCAAGGAGCTGTTTGCCAGGGCCATCCACGAAAATAGTGCCAGGGCTGACAAAAACTTCGTCGTGGTTGATTGCGCCGCCCTGCCGGAAACCCTTATTGAAAGCACCCTCTTCGGTCACGTCAAGGGGGCCTTCACCAACGCCGATACGGCCCAGGACGGCCTGGTCAAACATGCCCATCAGGGGACGCTTTTCCTCGATGAGGTGGGCGAACTCCCCTTAAGCATTCAGAAGACCTTTCTTCGCCTCCTGCAGGAGCATGAATACCGGCCGGTGGGCTCGACAAAACACCTATACAGCGACTTCCGGGTGGTTGCCGCGACCAACAGAAATCTCCTGGAATGCGTGCACAACGGCACCTTTCGCGAGGACCTGTTGTTTCGCCTGCAGGCCTTTACCATTGAGTTGCCGGAACTGAAGAACCGCGACCGGGATGTTCGGGAACTGGCCCTACATTTCACCGCCAAGCTCTGTCAGCGCTACGGCATGGAGGTGAAGGGGATCGCCGATGATTTCTTTGATGCCCTGGACGCCTACGGTTGGCCGGGCAATGTGCGCGAACTCTACCAGACCATGGAGCACGTCTTTACCAACCCCTTGCTTGGCCCAACCTGTTTTGCCATCCATCTGCCGGAGAGATTTCGGGTGCGGCAGGCGCGGGCCGGGGTCAAGGCCAAGCCGGTAGCTGCCGGTGAGGCATCCCAGCGATTGCCGACTTGGGCCGCCCATAAAAGTGTTTGCGAGTCCGAGTATCTGCGTCGGCTGAAGTTTGCCTCGGGCGGCAATGTCAGCGAGGCGGCACGGCTTTCCGGGATATCGCGGACCCGGTTGTATCAGCTCTTTCAAAAGCACGACGTCGAGTTTACCTGA
- a CDS encoding chemotaxis protein CheW: protein MAQPQLFASFLLDRSEGLEIALKAENVAEATPVTGRIQRLPASLDFVEGIMHLREEVIPLINLKKRLGLAGRDYDATAKVAVVKLFHRRYGLLFDDIREVFAVGPEDIRKVDTALQTDDTIISSLISLEKGKRTVELLDLNSLFPGKALELEKIGEALLSDAREAKSSPFTRHVVFAFAEQLYAIPVEYTQEITFFDAVNQMYRGGVEEKNPPFSSSIQDLFKHSNIDGSLTLRGKTIPVLNARRLLGGPGVSSDEYLGEHTRILVVSDKTFTVGLIVEEVKAIIPIPDDEVLPLGRGNNSISGIYQKNDGSNIMLLNMDTLIHGHSDELQTLARLSSGAETVRDKGKESMTSAHHLITENCYLVFWIGRYMAVQLKDVQEIIQKSGVLGLPGASAFKSGVINLRGLVVPVINLREFYGYSGGPQGTAEHKLIICRNESMTIALEVDGIVTIYKQEQCQNTSSIKKELAKRKDTLDRLILFEQEGQKTEHVLVVNIHNLIRNHLEVEHS from the coding sequence ATGGCCCAGCCGCAATTATTTGCGTCCTTCCTTCTCGACAGATCGGAAGGCCTGGAGATTGCCCTGAAAGCGGAAAACGTTGCCGAGGCAACCCCCGTTACCGGGCGTATCCAGCGTTTGCCCGCCAGTCTCGATTTTGTTGAGGGTATCATGCACCTCCGGGAAGAGGTGATCCCACTCATCAATTTGAAGAAAAGACTCGGCCTGGCCGGGAGAGACTACGACGCAACGGCCAAGGTCGCCGTTGTCAAACTCTTTCATCGTCGCTATGGGCTGCTCTTTGACGATATCCGCGAGGTCTTCGCGGTAGGTCCGGAAGACATCCGCAAGGTCGACACTGCCTTGCAGACCGACGATACGATTATTTCATCACTGATTTCCCTGGAAAAGGGCAAGAGGACCGTGGAACTCCTTGATCTCAACAGTCTCTTTCCCGGCAAGGCACTCGAACTTGAGAAGATCGGCGAGGCCTTGCTCAGCGATGCGCGAGAGGCAAAATCATCGCCGTTCACCCGCCACGTGGTCTTTGCCTTTGCTGAACAACTCTATGCCATTCCGGTCGAATATACCCAGGAAATAACCTTCTTCGATGCGGTCAATCAGATGTATCGCGGTGGCGTCGAGGAGAAGAATCCGCCGTTTAGCAGTTCCATCCAGGACCTCTTCAAACACAGCAATATCGACGGCTCCCTGACTCTCAGAGGGAAAACCATTCCGGTGTTGAACGCGAGACGATTGCTGGGAGGACCCGGTGTCTCCAGTGATGAATATCTTGGGGAGCACACCAGGATTCTCGTGGTATCGGACAAGACCTTTACCGTTGGTTTGATTGTCGAAGAGGTGAAGGCCATTATCCCCATACCCGACGATGAAGTGCTTCCTCTGGGGCGTGGAAATAATTCAATATCAGGTATTTATCAGAAGAATGACGGGTCGAATATCATGCTCCTGAACATGGATACCCTGATCCACGGCCATTCCGATGAATTGCAGACCCTGGCCCGTTTGAGCAGCGGTGCCGAGACCGTCAGGGACAAAGGCAAAGAATCGATGACCAGTGCCCATCATCTCATCACCGAAAACTGTTATCTGGTCTTTTGGATCGGCAGATATATGGCGGTGCAGCTCAAGGATGTGCAAGAGATTATTCAGAAATCCGGGGTTTTGGGTCTGCCCGGGGCAAGTGCTTTCAAAAGTGGGGTAATCAATCTGCGCGGTTTGGTGGTCCCGGTCATCAATCTCCGCGAATTCTACGGGTATTCCGGCGGGCCGCAGGGCACGGCGGAGCATAAGCTCATTATCTGCAGAAATGAGTCGATGACAATAGCCCTGGAGGTTGATGGCATTGTCACCATTTATAAACAGGAGCAGTGCCAAAATACCTCGTCAATCAAAAAGGAGCTGGCAAAAAGGAAGGACACCCTCGACAGATTGATACTCTTTGAGCAGGAAGGTCAGAAAACCGAGCACGTGCTGGTCGTCAACATTCACAATCTTATTCGGAATCATCTTGAGGTGGAGCACTCTTAA
- a CDS encoding universal stress protein, with protein sequence MKILVGYKGVNIGKDLLELAAQHARAFAGEVQLVTSLPGGDKTTKEQVVDAEENLEAAKKFLTDRGIRNESHLLIRGKTAGEDIVSFANDNNCGEVIIGVKSRSKVGKILFGSTAQYVILKAVCPVVSVK encoded by the coding sequence ATGAAAATTCTGGTAGGCTATAAAGGTGTCAACATCGGCAAGGATCTGCTTGAACTGGCGGCGCAACACGCCAGGGCCTTTGCCGGCGAGGTGCAACTGGTCACATCTTTGCCGGGCGGCGACAAAACCACCAAGGAACAGGTGGTCGACGCCGAAGAAAATTTGGAAGCGGCGAAAAAATTCCTTACTGATCGTGGCATACGCAACGAAAGCCATCTCCTGATCCGGGGCAAAACCGCCGGCGAGGATATCGTCTCCTTTGCCAACGACAATAATTGCGGAGAGGTTATTATCGGTGTAAAAAGCAGGTCAAAAGTCGGCAAGATTCTCTTCGGTTCAACTGCTCAGTATGTCATCCTCAAGGCGGTGTGTCCAGTGGTTTCAGTGAAATAG